AGGTAAAGATACATTTGTTCTCGGGACTTCAGGAGGGATTCGCAGCTTTCGTCCTCAGTCCATTGAACTGAATGAAATTAAGCGAACCTTCAGAGAACAGCTTTACTGTTTGCTTTTAGAAGGAGTGGACGGGCTGTTATTTGAAACGTATTACGACCTTGAGGAACTGTCAGCCGTGCTTGAAATTGCCCGTAAAGAAACGGATCTTCCGCTTATTACCCAGATCTCGGTTCAGGAGCCTGGCGTCATGCAAAATGGAACGTCAGTGGCGGAAGCACTGCTGCGTCTCGAACAGGCAGGAGCTGATGTAGTCGGATTGAACTGCAGACAGGGGCCTTTTCACATGTTGAAATCACTTGAGCAGGTTCCGCTGCCTGAGCGAGCTTATTTATCATGTTATCCGAATGCAAGCCTGCCATCTTATACAGATGGTGCACTTCAATACAGTAATAATGCTGCCTATTTTAAGGAGATTGCCCCATCTTTCAGGGAGCAGGGGGTACGTTTATTAGGCGGGTGCTGTGGTACGACACCTGAGCATATCCGCTCCTTCAGTGAGGCGTTAAGTGGATTAGAGCCTGTCAGTGAGAAAGTGATTACACAGCCGATTGAACCAATCATCGTGAGAGACCGGGCAAAAGAGCTGCCTGAACCATTAACGGAAATCGTTAACCGGAGAAAGTCCGTGATCGTAGAGCTTGATCCTCCAAAGAAGCTGTCCACAGATTCATTTATGGAAGGAGCGAAAGCACTGAGTGAGGCCGGTGCAGATGCGGTGACACTTGCGGATAATTCACTGGCAAGCCCTCGGGTGTCCAACGAATCACTCGGCTATCTGATCAAGCAGCAGGGTGTCCGGCCACTTGTCCATTTAACGTGCCGTGACCGTAATCTGATTGGCCTTCAATCTCACCTTATGGGACTTCATACACTCGGGTTACATGATATTCTGGCCGTTACGGGTGATCCGACAAAGGTAGGTGATTTTCCGGGGGCCGCTTCTGTCTATGATGTGTCATCATTTGAACTGATTGAAATGATTGCCCAGCTGAATAAGGGAATGTCGATGTCCGGTAAGGATCTCGGTGAAAAAGCATCCTTTACAATCGGTGCCGCCTTTAATCCGAATGTCCGGAGTGTGGAACGTGCTGTACAACGTCTGGAAAAGAAAATTGATGCTGGAGCAGACTACTTTATGAGTCAGCCGGTCTTTTCGGAAGAGAAGCTGATTGAAACATCGGAAGCCGTAAAGGATCTTGGAAAACCTGTGTATATCGGGCTGATGCCTTTAACAAGCAGCAAAAATGCAGACTTCCTGCATAATGAAGTACCTGGGATTAAATTGACGGATCAGGTCAGGGAACGGATGGCTGCTGTATCAGGAGATCGTGAAAAATCGCACCGCGAAGGGATTGCGATGACGAAATCTCTGATTGACACAGCGCTTGATTTATTTAACGGAATTTATTTAATCACGCCGTTTATGCGATATGAAATGACGGCTGAATTAACGAGATATGCCAATGAACAGGCAGCAAAACGCGCCGGGGGGAATCAGTATGTCACGAACAAACTTCACTAAACAGCTTGAAAAACGCATTCTCATTATGGACGGTGCAATGGGAACGATGCTTCAGGAAGCGAATCTGACTGCGGAGGATTTTGGAGGAGAAGCACTGGAAGGGTGTAATGAAAACCTGAACAGAACCCGTCCTGATGTTATTGAAAACATTCACGACGCTTATTTTGAAGCAGGTGCGGATATTGTTGAAACGAATACTTTCGGAAGTATGAGCGTCGTGCTTGAAGAATATGACATCCAGGCTGACGCCTATGAATTGAGCCGTCTTGGTGCTGAATTAGCCCGGAAATCCGCAGATAAATGGTCGACTGAAGAACGTCCCCGTTTTGTAGCAGGTGCAATGGGTCCAACAACAAAAACATTAAGTGTTACCGGTGGAACAACGTTTGAAAACCTTCAGGCGTCGTATGCAGAGCAGGCACGCGGACTGATTGATGGAGGCGCAGATCTTTTACTGATCGAGACAAGTCAGGACCTGTTAAACGTAAAAAGTGCTTACCTCGGTATTCAGCAGGCATTTGAAGAAACCGGAAAAGAATTACCACTGATGATTTCCGGAACCATTGAACCGATGGGGACAACACTTGCCGGACAGACGATTGATTCTTTTTATATCAGTGTTGAGCATATGAACCCGGTATCTGTCGGACTGAATTGTGCGACCGGACCGGAATTTATGCAGGACCATATCCGCTCGTTATCTGAAATCAATCAGTCTTATGTCAGCTGTTATCCAAATGCCGGACTGCCGGATGAGGAGGGTGTATATCATGAAACACCTGAAACGCTTGCACGAAAGCTGAAAGGATTTGCTGAAAAGGGCTGGCTGAATATTGTCGGCGGCTGTTGCGGGACGACACCTGCACATATTAAAGCGATTGCGGACGTCATGAAGGATTATGAACCGCGTAAGCAGAGACCTGAAAAGCATCACACCGTGTCAGGAATCGAGCCGCTTGTCTATGATGATCCATCCATGAGACCACTGATGATCGGAGAACGGACAAATGTCATTGGCTCAAGAAAGTTCAAACGCCTCATTGCGGAAAAGAAAATAGAGGAAGCATCGGAAATCGCCCGTGCCCAGGTGAAAAAAGGCGCACACGTCATCGATATCTGTCTGGCCGACCCGGATCGCGATGAAGAAGAAGATATGGAAGCCTTCATGCAGGAGGTTGTCAAAAAAGTGAAGGTACCTTTAGTCATTGATTCTACAGACGAAAAGGTAATTGAAAAAGCACTTCGGTATTCTCAAGGTAAATCGATAATTAACTCGATTAATTTAGAGGATGGGCTTGAACGTTTTGATGC
This genomic stretch from Jeotgalibacillus aurantiacus harbors:
- a CDS encoding bifunctional homocysteine S-methyltransferase/methylenetetrahydrofolate reductase, giving the protein MTLLDEMKNRILIGDGAMGTLLYSYGTDQCYEELNLSQAEHIQKIHRAYIEAGADIIQTNTYGANYHKLERYGLEEQVREINTAAVRNAKKAAGKDTFVLGTSGGIRSFRPQSIELNEIKRTFREQLYCLLLEGVDGLLFETYYDLEELSAVLEIARKETDLPLITQISVQEPGVMQNGTSVAEALLRLEQAGADVVGLNCRQGPFHMLKSLEQVPLPERAYLSCYPNASLPSYTDGALQYSNNAAYFKEIAPSFREQGVRLLGGCCGTTPEHIRSFSEALSGLEPVSEKVITQPIEPIIVRDRAKELPEPLTEIVNRRKSVIVELDPPKKLSTDSFMEGAKALSEAGADAVTLADNSLASPRVSNESLGYLIKQQGVRPLVHLTCRDRNLIGLQSHLMGLHTLGLHDILAVTGDPTKVGDFPGAASVYDVSSFELIEMIAQLNKGMSMSGKDLGEKASFTIGAAFNPNVRSVERAVQRLEKKIDAGADYFMSQPVFSEEKLIETSEAVKDLGKPVYIGLMPLTSSKNADFLHNEVPGIKLTDQVRERMAAVSGDREKSHREGIAMTKSLIDTALDLFNGIYLITPFMRYEMTAELTRYANEQAAKRAGGNQYVTNKLH